From a single Lolium rigidum isolate FL_2022 chromosome 7, APGP_CSIRO_Lrig_0.1, whole genome shotgun sequence genomic region:
- the LOC124676668 gene encoding ATP synthase subunit gamma, chloroplastic yields the protein MSCSHLSTAWSSSALASSSTRRRASTGGSSSSSLVVRCSLRDLRNRIDSVRNTQKITEAMKLVAAAKVRRAQEAVVSSRPFSEALVEVLYNMNQEIQTEDIDLPLTRQRSVKRVAIVVLTGERGLCGAFNNNVLKKAESRMEDLRQLGVDYTVISVGKKGNAYFQRRDYIPTERFLELAGIPTVKDSQAICDLIYSLFVAEEVDKVELVYSKFVSLVRSDPIIQTLLPMSPKGEICDVNGICVDATEDELFKLTTKEGKLTVEREKIKIETQPFSPVVQFEQDPVQILDALLPLYLNSQILRALQESLASELAARMSAMSSATDNAIDLRKNLSMVYNRRRQAKITGEILEIVAGADALAG from the coding sequence ATGTCGTGCTCCCACCTCTCCACCGCGTGGTCCTCCTCCGCGCTCGCCagctcctccacccgccgccgcgcctcgaccggcggcagcagcagcagcagcctggtGGTGCGGTGCTCCCTCCGCGACCTCCGCAACCGCATCGACTCTGTCCGCAACACGCAGAAGATTACGGAGGCGATGAAGCTGGTGGCCGCCGCCAAGGTGCGTCGCGCGCAGGAGGCCGTGGTCTCCTCCCGCCCCTTCTCCGAGGCCCTTGTGGAGGTGCTCTACAACATGAACCAGGAGATCCAGACGGAGGACATCGACCTGCCCCTCACCCGCCAGCGCTCCGTCAAGCGCGTCGCCATCGTCGTGCTCACCGGCGAGCGCGGCCTCTGCGGCGCCTTCAACAACAACGTGCTCAAGAAGGCCGAGTCCCGCATGGAGGACCTCAGGCAGCTCGGCGTCGACTACACCGTCATCAGCGTCGGCAAGAAGGGCAACGCCTACTTCCAGCGCCGCGACTACATCCCCACCGAGCGCTTCCTCGAGCTCGCCGGCATCCCCACCGTCAAGGACTCGCAGGCCATCTGCGACCTCATCTACTCCCTCTTCGTCGCCGAGGAGGTGGACAAGGTGGAGCTCGTCTACTCCAAGTTCGTCTCCCTCGTCCGCTCCGACCCCATCATCCAGACCCTGCTGCCCATGTCCCCCAAGGGCGAGATCTGCGACGTCAACGGCATATGCGTCGACGCCACCGAGGACGAGCTCTTCAAGCTCACCACCAAGGAAGGAAAGCTCACCGTCGAGCGCGAGAAGATCAAGATCGAGACGCAGCCCTTCTCCCCCGTCGTACAGTTCGAGCAGGACCCCGTACAGATCCTCGACGCCCTCctaccgctctacctcaacagccAGATCCTGCGTGCACTCCAGGAGTCGCTCGCCAGCGAGCTGGCCGCCAGGATGAGCGCCATGAGCAGCGCAACTGACAACGCCATCGATCTCCGGAAAAATCTGTCTATGGTCTACAACCGCAGGCGCCAAGCCAAGATCACCGGAGAGATTCTCGAGATCGTTGCTGGCGCCGACGCCCTCGCCGGCTGA
- the LOC124676667 gene encoding protein RRP6-like 3 has translation MIEYARCDAHYLLNIANCLASELHSKGCDSPDGKINFFLEASRRSNMVCMQLYTKEIECPPGTSSAASILSRNLQTHGLDSKKSSEVKDLVRKFCAWRDLMARMHDESLRYILSDQAIAALAVSVPKGPTEICAVIAETELSASTVNPSLTSPSPIVGAHIEELCYLIEDTTVSMDNLFTSLLGKYKDPSGLCRLSVYNYNLVSQLSLKQTNIFAFASSGEKLLRAPHKQKASRESFIKKFSCKSPVYHNCRIYASDGRLLCYCDRKKLEWYVQRDLAKLVEDNPPGIMLLFEPKGRPEDEDNEFYIQSKKNICVGCGEKSHYIRYRIIPSCYRMHFPEHLKSHRSHDIVLLCVDCHEIAHSAAEKYKRRLAQEFGIPLFVQKIVNSGDTSLITDASLSEDKLNGTGVSPLLLRTAAMALLRHGSNMPLKRREELMQIVKSYYGGRDVTPEDLERALLVGMSPHELRRLEKKKGYPQSFRAQTQNIIRKTNNKTILEDIGHDSENNHALPEQDSDDGQQDTDGIGYDGQEEDSSVSQGSASLLVGMDDSTSDSKTETLGTDDMQLSSNGTHGNGHLDEDSTSTDSSISKHAEKKISLLGHGHHGKQVVELLLANGGEEAVNQFCQRWRHVFVEAVHPRYLPSGWNINHSGRRDFGDFSVYKQSNQEPQPAE, from the exons ATTCTCCCGATGGCAAAATCAATTTTTTCTTGGAGGCTAGCCGTCGGTCAAACATGGTGTGCATGCAACTATATACAAAGGAAATTGAATGCCCTCCAGGAACTTCCTCTGCAGCTTCTATTCTCTCACGAAATTTACAAACTCATGGACTTGACTCCAAGAAGTCTAGTGAAGTGAAG GATCTTGTTCGGAAATTTTGCGCATGGAGGGATTTAATG GCTCGCATGCATGATGAAAGTTTACGGTATATCCTGTCAGACCAAGCTATAGCTGCCCTTGCTGTTAGTGTTCCAAAAGGTCCAACGGAGATCTGTGCTGTCATAGCAGAAACTGAGCTAAGTGCTTCAACTGTGAATCCTTCCTTGACGTCGCCATCTCCTATTGTTGGTGCTCACATTGAAGAACTCTGCTATTTGATTGAGGACACCACAGTGAGCATGGATAACTTGTTTACAAGTTTGCTTGGAAAGTATAAAGACCCAAGTGGATTATGTCGACTATCTGTCTATAATTATAACCTTGTATCACAGCTAAGTTTGAAGCAAACAAATATATTTGCTTTTGCATCAAGTGGAGAAAAGTTGTTGAGAGCACCACATAAACAAAAGGCTTCCCGGGAATCATTCATTAAGAAGTTTTCATGTAAGTCACCAGTTTATCACAACTGCAGGATCTATGCTAGTGACGGAAGACTACTTTGCTACTGTGACCGCAAAAAGTTGGAATG GTATGTTCAACGGGATTTGGCAAAGTTAGTAGAAGATAATCCTCCAGGGATCATGCTTTTGTTTGAACCTAAGGGCCGCCCAGAGGATGAAGATAATGAATTCTATATCCAGAGCAAGAAAAATATTTGTGTTGGATGTGGAGAAAAGAGCCACTATATCAGATATAGAATAATACCATCTTGCTACAGGATGCATTTTCCAGAGCATCTGAAGAGCCATCGTTCACATGATATTGTACTTCTATGTGTGGATTGCCATGAAATCGCTCATTCAGCTGCTGAGAAGTACAAGAGGCGACTAGCACAGGAATTTGGGATACCCCTTTTTGTGCAAAAGATAGTGAACTCGGGTGATACAAGTCTAATAACCGATGCATCATTGTCTGAAGATAAATTGAATGGAACAGGCGTATCTCCTTTGCTGCTTAGGACTGCTGCAATGGCCCTTCTGCGGCATGGGTCTAATATGCCTTTGAAGAGACGTGAAGAGCTAATGCAG attgtaaAGTCATACTATGGTGGTAGGGACGTGACTCCTGAAGACCTGGAGAGGGCATTACTTGTTGGTATGAGCCCCCATGAGCTAAGGCGGCTTGAAAAGAAAAAAGGGTATCCTCAATCTTTTAGAGCTCAGACTCAAAACATTATTAGGAAGACCAACAACAAGACCATCTTAGAAGACATCGGACATGATTCAGAAAATAACCATGCTTTACCTGAGCAAGATTCAGATGATGGTCAACAAGATACTGATGGAATTGGGTATGATGGTCAGGAGGAAGATTCAAGTGTCAGCCAAGGAAGCGCAAGTTTGTTAGTCGGTATGGATGATTCCACTTCTGACTCTAAGACGGAGACGCTTGGGACAGATGACATGCAGCTATCAAGCAATGGAACTCATGGAAATGGTCATCTGGATGAGGATTCTACGAGCACCGACAGTTCTATTTCCAAGCATGCTGAGAAGAAGATATCGCTGCTGGGACATGGGCATCACGGTAAACAAGTTGTGGAGCTTTTGCTGGCCAACGGTGGGGAGGAGGCTGTTAACCAGTTTTGCCAAAGATGGAGGCATGTCTTCGTAGAAGCTGTCCACCCCCGTTATTTACCTTCTGGCTGGAATATAAATCACAG TGGAAGAAGAGATTTCGGCGACTTCAGTGTCTACAAACAATCAAACCAAGAACCTCAGCCTGCTGAGTGA